The Daucus carota subsp. sativus chromosome 2, DH1 v3.0, whole genome shotgun sequence genome includes a window with the following:
- the LOC108208995 gene encoding putative ribosomal large subunit pseudouridine synthase SVR1, chloroplastic, producing the protein MAVSLSYSVLSTSLHHLSTRPSYLKPTTPRYIRTLVTCDLNFNITFAPPKPKPKPIPTQQPDDSSSSSSSSSSPEDFAQQLYIPWIVRDENGNLTLQSTPPARLLHAISDAKTGSPVSTKTKKKKNEKKKEVNKTPEPKYSKAARRFFNDNFRDPPQRLSKVLAAAGVASRRTSEQLVFQGKVTLNGSVCNAPQTKVDPARDVIYVNGNRLPKKLPPKVYLALNKPKGYICSSGEKETKSVLSLFDDYLKTWDKRNAGQPKPRLFTVGRLDVATSGLIIVTNDGEFAQQISHPSSSLSKEYIATIDGTVNKRHLVAISEGTIIDGVHCTPDAVELLPQQPDISRVRIRIVVHEGRNHEVRELVKNAGLNIYALKRVRIGAFRLPPDLILGKHMELKQTHLKALGWKS; encoded by the exons ATGGCGGTGAGTTTGTCTTACAGCGTCTTAAGCACCTCCCTCCATCACTTATCCACCCGACCTTCGTATCTCAAACCCACCACCCCTCGCTACATCCGCACCCTCGTCACTTGCGACTTGAATTTCAACATCACTTTCGCCCCTCCCAAGCCCAAACCCAAGCCCATACCCACTCAACAACCCGACGattcttcttcctcctcttcctcttcttcttctcccgAGGATTTCGCCCAGCAACTGTATATCCCTTGGATTGTGCGCGACGAGAATGGTAATCTCACGCTCCAATCCACTCCTCCCGCGCGTCTACTCCACGCCATTTCTGATGCTAAGACTGGCTCTCCTGTTTCCACCAAgactaagaagaagaagaatgaaaagaagaaagaggTGAACAAGACGCCAGAGCCCAAGTACTCCAAAGCTGCTCGCAGGTTCTTCAATGACAATTTTCGCGATCCCCCTCAACGCCTCAGCAAGGTCCTCGCGGCTGCTGGAG TTGCATCAAGACGTACCAGTGAACAGCTAGTCTTTCAAGGTAAAGTCACGCTCAATGGTTCCGTTTGCAATGCTCCTCAG ACTAAAGTTGATCCTGCTAGGGATGTCATCTATGTTAACGGAAATCGTCTTCCCAAAAAACTTCCGCCTAAGGTCTATCTTGCTCTCAACAAGCCAAAAGG CTACATATGCTCGTCGGGGGAGAAAGAGACCAAATCAGTTCTGTCGCTGTTTGATGACTATTTAAAAACCTGG GACAAAAGAAATGCTGGACAACCAAAACCACGTCTTTTCACTGTCGGCCGCCTTGATGTTGCTACAAGTGGTCTCATAATTGTAACTAATGATG GCGAGTTTGCTCAACAAATTTCACATCCCTCCTCTAGTTTATCCAAGGA ATACATTGCCACCATAGATGGCACCGTCAATAAGCGGCATTTGGTAGCTATTAGTGAGGGGACAATTATAGATGGTGTACATTGCACCCCGGATGCTGTAGAGCTACTGCCACAACAGCCGGACATATCTAGAGTTCGAATTCGTATTGTG GTTCACGAGGGACGAAATCATGAAGTTAGAGAACTTGTAAAAAATGCAGGACTTAAT ATTTATGCATTAAAGCGTGTACGAATTGGAGCTTTTAGGCTTCCACCTGATCTTAT TCTTGGGAAGCACATGGAATTGAAGCAAACTCATCTTAAAGCATTGGGTTGGAAGAGTTAG